The following are encoded in a window of Halorarum salinum genomic DNA:
- a CDS encoding SDR family oxidoreductase, which produces MHAEFDFTDRVALVTGGCGALGSAVAEAFADAGADVVACDVVDVDDEDSQLDPGENIAFHRADLTDEAEVEAAVGQVVDEHGRLDCLLNIAGTWRGGNPVHETDADQFDLLFDVNLKTAFLATKHALPHLRETEGSMVAVSARSGLEGGEGDALYRASKAGVRILTESVAEENLGTVRANCVMPSVLDTPMNREMMEYSDEWVKPAEVARVMLFLCSDAATPTSGAAVPVYGEA; this is translated from the coding sequence ATGCACGCCGAGTTCGACTTCACGGACCGCGTCGCGCTCGTCACGGGCGGGTGCGGGGCGCTCGGGAGCGCGGTCGCGGAGGCGTTCGCCGACGCGGGCGCGGACGTCGTCGCTTGCGACGTCGTCGACGTCGACGACGAGGACAGCCAGCTCGACCCCGGGGAGAACATCGCCTTCCACCGGGCGGACCTCACCGACGAGGCGGAGGTGGAGGCTGCCGTCGGGCAGGTGGTCGACGAGCACGGGCGCCTCGACTGCCTGCTCAACATCGCCGGCACCTGGCGCGGCGGGAACCCGGTCCACGAGACGGACGCCGACCAGTTCGACCTGCTCTTCGACGTGAACCTGAAGACGGCGTTCCTCGCGACGAAACACGCCCTGCCGCACCTGCGGGAGACGGAGGGTTCGATGGTCGCCGTCTCGGCGCGGTCGGGGCTGGAGGGCGGCGAGGGCGACGCGCTCTACCGGGCGAGCAAGGCCGGCGTGCGCATCCTCACCGAGTCGGTCGCCGAGGAGAACCTCGGGACGGTTCGGGCGAACTGCGTCATGCCCTCCGTGCTCGACACGCCGATGAACCGCGAGATGATGGAGTACAGCGACGAGTGGGTGAAGCCGGCCGAGGTGGCCCGCGTGATGCTGTTCCTCTGTTCGGACGCGGCGACGCCGACGAGCGGGGCCGCCGTGCCCGTGTACGGGGAGGCGTAG
- the sucD gene encoding succinate--CoA ligase subunit alpha gives MSVFVDDDTRVVVQGITGGEGKFHTEQMLEYGTNIVAGAVPGKGGQEVAGVPVYDTVTEAAREEDADASVVFVPPAFAGDAVFEALDSPLDLVVAITEGIPTQDMAKVNKRLSEVDTRLIGPNCPGIITPGETKLGILPGDIFESGDVGLVSRSGTLTYQVVSNLTERGIGQTTAVGIGGDPIIGTSFVDALEAFEADEDTEAVVMCGEIGGEDEEQAARYIAENMDTPVAGFIAGRTAPPGKRMGHAGAIVSGSGTGTAESKIGALNDAGVPVGDTPNEVADHIEDYL, from the coding sequence ATGAGCGTATTCGTCGACGACGACACCCGCGTGGTGGTGCAGGGCATCACCGGCGGGGAGGGGAAGTTCCACACCGAACAGATGCTCGAGTACGGCACGAACATCGTCGCGGGCGCGGTGCCGGGCAAGGGCGGCCAGGAGGTCGCCGGCGTCCCGGTGTACGACACCGTCACTGAGGCCGCCCGCGAGGAGGACGCGGACGCCTCGGTCGTGTTCGTCCCGCCGGCGTTCGCCGGCGACGCGGTCTTCGAGGCGCTCGACTCGCCGCTCGATCTGGTCGTCGCCATCACCGAGGGCATCCCGACCCAGGACATGGCGAAGGTCAACAAGCGCCTCTCGGAGGTCGACACGCGGCTCATCGGGCCGAACTGCCCCGGCATCATCACGCCCGGGGAGACGAAGCTCGGCATCCTGCCGGGCGACATCTTCGAGTCGGGCGACGTCGGCCTCGTCTCCCGCTCGGGGACGCTGACCTACCAGGTCGTCTCGAACCTCACCGAGCGCGGCATCGGCCAGACGACCGCCGTCGGCATCGGCGGCGACCCCATCATCGGGACGTCGTTCGTCGACGCGCTGGAGGCGTTCGAGGCCGACGAGGACACCGAGGCGGTCGTGATGTGCGGCGAGATCGGCGGCGAGGACGAGGAGCAGGCCGCCCGGTACATCGCGGAGAACATGGACACGCCCGTCGCGGGCTTCATCGCCGGGCGGACAGCTCCGCCGGGCAAGCGCATGGGCCACGCGGGCGCGATCGTCTCCGGGAGCGGAACCGGCACCGCGGAGTCGAAGATCGGTGCGCTGAACGACGCCGGCGTTCCCGTCGGGGACACGCCGAACGAGGTCGCCGACCACATCGAGGACTACCTGTAG
- a CDS encoding GNAT family N-acetyltransferase has product MTELTVSILDSIEDVNPNQWNNLVTQSDLGSLFHRHEWLRLVETALECEPRHVVVEKETNPVAVFPNFYDSIHVPGWHEAARSLPVRELVSVAPGYGGPVIVGDEDACLELAFDALEDLRGIRTLFHRVRTNDLGYVRYGKTFAKNGYRPVGVNCRFRIDLERPWEEIRAGMDADHRRRLRSMRDRDVEYRDEPIDAGSLEETYAAYVNNVERAGGVAFPFAFFAGLADLLADRVKVFTVLVDGREVGRYLYLLDEEQSTLHYYFAAIGDEECFADNPSQLLHAHAIRWGQEQGYRYYDFGGTGADYSDGVFRHKEGYGGEAVPTGQWQKGFSRLGWPAFRAARSLYRKSTY; this is encoded by the coding sequence ATGACTGAGCTCACGGTATCCATTCTCGACAGCATCGAAGACGTCAATCCGAACCAGTGGAACAACCTGGTGACCCAGTCGGACCTCGGGAGCCTCTTTCACCGCCACGAGTGGTTACGACTCGTCGAGACCGCCCTGGAGTGTGAACCGCGCCACGTCGTCGTCGAGAAGGAAACCAACCCGGTCGCCGTCTTCCCGAACTTCTACGACTCGATACACGTCCCCGGCTGGCACGAGGCCGCGAGGTCGTTGCCGGTCCGGGAACTCGTCTCGGTGGCCCCCGGCTACGGCGGTCCCGTGATCGTCGGGGACGAGGACGCCTGCCTCGAACTGGCGTTCGACGCCCTGGAAGACCTCCGCGGGATCCGGACGCTGTTCCACCGCGTGCGGACGAACGACCTCGGGTACGTGCGGTACGGCAAGACGTTCGCGAAGAACGGCTACCGGCCGGTCGGGGTCAACTGCCGCTTCCGGATCGACCTCGAGCGGCCGTGGGAGGAGATCCGGGCCGGGATGGACGCCGACCACCGCCGACGGCTGCGCAGCATGCGCGACCGCGACGTCGAGTACCGCGACGAACCGATCGACGCGGGGTCGCTCGAGGAGACGTACGCCGCGTACGTGAACAACGTCGAGCGCGCCGGCGGGGTCGCCTTCCCGTTCGCCTTCTTCGCGGGACTCGCCGACCTGTTGGCCGACCGCGTGAAGGTGTTCACCGTCCTCGTCGACGGCCGGGAGGTCGGCCGGTACCTCTACCTCCTCGACGAGGAGCAGTCGACGCTACACTACTACTTCGCCGCGATCGGCGACGAGGAGTGCTTCGCGGACAACCCCTCGCAACTCCTCCACGCCCACGCGATCCGGTGGGGCCAGGAGCAGGGGTACCGCTACTACGACTTCGGCGGGACCGGCGCCGACTACAGCGACGGCGTGTTCAGGCACAAGGAGGGGTACGGCGGCGAGGCCGTCCCGACCGGCCAGTGGCAGAAGGGGTTCTCGCGGCTCGGCTGGCCCGCCTTCCGGGCCGCGCGGAGCCTCTACCGGAAGAGCACGTACTGA
- a CDS encoding SHOCT domain-containing protein: MSGPDASALRGLHRLLEHYTPDGTVGRLLLGLTALVGGPLLLFGGIAALSAPTSFLAFLIGVLMIVTGVPLAVVGIVCLWPVYLSLIGNVESPEAYPDGSRIVSRPTNVGDDVGNDAEATLKRRYAEGDISREEFEEQLDALLDADERGRDRTRRGAVAGGERETESAR, from the coding sequence ATGTCCGGCCCCGACGCGTCCGCCCTCCGCGGCCTGCACCGGCTTCTCGAACACTACACGCCCGACGGGACGGTCGGGCGACTGCTGCTCGGGCTCACGGCGCTCGTCGGGGGACCACTGCTACTGTTCGGCGGCATCGCGGCCCTCTCCGCACCGACGTCGTTTCTGGCGTTCCTGATCGGAGTCCTCATGATCGTCACGGGCGTTCCGCTGGCGGTCGTCGGAATCGTCTGCCTCTGGCCGGTCTACCTCTCGCTCATCGGCAACGTGGAGTCGCCCGAGGCGTACCCGGACGGGTCCCGGATCGTCTCCCGGCCGACGAACGTCGGCGACGACGTCGGGAACGACGCGGAGGCGACGCTGAAACGGCGCTACGCCGAGGGGGACATCTCCCGCGAGGAGTTCGAGGAGCAACTGGACGCGCTGCTCGACGCCGACGAGCGGGGGCGTGACCGGACCCGCCGCGGCGCGGTCGCCGGGGGCGAACGCGAGACCGAGTCGGCGCGGTAG
- a CDS encoding aminotransferase class III-fold pyridoxal phosphate-dependent enzyme, giving the protein MDRDSVEPSVTTMPGERAREWAEYHRDAAATTTYVYDFVWDITAEAEGPFVTDVDGNVLLDFTSHVAAAPLGYNNPKILDRMAEFDLVDPTKIAGQDFYVSDGSDPGESTIPGPADLMHELTELTGHYGMDTVFLSNSGAEAVENAIKICYDRSEGGKYGITFQGAFHGRTLGALSLNRSKSVYRREFPEISGIHDVPFCDEAGDDPASCTCGFFLDGGETSVLREKLHPKRGHVDAGEVSYLVVEPIQGEGGYRFPSEAFLREVADVCEEYDVPLIADEIQSGVGRTGEWWASDHYPIEPDVITAAKGARVGATIGRGELFPDERSRLSSTWGAGDVVSSMQGVFTLEAIEEYDLLANATARGEQFQETVRDADPDGVVDVRGKGLMLGVEFESTERRDDVQHEALTSGLLTLACGTTVLRILPPLDVTEREIDIGANMLLDAIEEAA; this is encoded by the coding sequence ATGGACCGCGACAGCGTCGAACCGAGCGTCACGACGATGCCGGGGGAGCGGGCCCGGGAGTGGGCCGAGTACCACCGTGACGCCGCGGCGACCACCACCTACGTCTACGACTTCGTCTGGGACATCACCGCCGAGGCGGAGGGACCGTTCGTCACCGACGTGGACGGCAACGTCCTGCTGGATTTCACCTCCCACGTCGCCGCCGCGCCGCTGGGGTACAACAACCCCAAGATACTGGACCGCATGGCGGAGTTCGACCTCGTCGACCCGACGAAGATCGCCGGGCAGGACTTCTACGTCTCCGACGGCAGCGACCCCGGCGAGTCGACCATCCCCGGCCCCGCGGACCTGATGCACGAGCTCACGGAGCTCACGGGCCACTACGGGATGGACACCGTCTTCCTCTCGAACTCAGGGGCCGAGGCCGTCGAGAACGCCATCAAGATCTGCTACGACCGCTCCGAGGGGGGAAAGTACGGGATCACCTTCCAGGGGGCGTTCCACGGCCGGACGCTCGGCGCGCTCTCGCTGAACCGCTCGAAGTCGGTGTACCGCAGGGAGTTCCCCGAGATCTCGGGGATCCACGACGTCCCGTTCTGTGACGAGGCCGGCGACGACCCCGCCTCGTGCACCTGCGGCTTCTTCCTCGACGGCGGCGAGACGTCCGTCCTGCGCGAGAAACTCCACCCGAAACGCGGCCACGTCGACGCCGGGGAGGTCTCCTATCTCGTCGTGGAGCCGATCCAGGGGGAGGGGGGCTACCGCTTCCCCTCCGAGGCGTTCCTGCGGGAGGTCGCGGACGTCTGCGAGGAGTACGACGTCCCGCTGATCGCCGACGAAATCCAGTCGGGGGTCGGCCGCACGGGGGAGTGGTGGGCCTCCGACCACTACCCGATCGAACCCGACGTCATCACGGCCGCGAAGGGGGCCCGCGTCGGCGCGACCATCGGGCGCGGTGAGCTGTTCCCGGACGAGCGGTCCCGGCTCTCCTCGACGTGGGGCGCCGGCGACGTCGTCTCGTCGATGCAGGGGGTGTTCACCCTGGAGGCCATCGAGGAGTACGACCTGCTCGCGAACGCGACCGCCCGCGGCGAGCAGTTCCAGGAGACCGTCCGCGACGCGGACCCCGACGGCGTGGTCGACGTGCGCGGGAAGGGGCTGATGCTCGGCGTCGAGTTCGAGTCGACCGAACGCCGCGACGATGTCCAGCACGAGGCGCTCACCTCGGGGCTGTTGACCCTCGCCTGCGGCACCACGGTCCTCCGAATCCTCCCGCCGCTCGACGTGACCGAACGGGAGATCGACATCGGCGCGAACATGCTGCTCGACGCGATCGAGGAAGCGGCGTAG
- a CDS encoding AI-2E family transporter encodes MSLSEVDRGRAAWWAVGAALGAAVLYVVYSFVGTIVFGVFIYYATRPVYQRLRRRIPQPSVAAGVAIFALALPALLLMTYALLIVASEVSALVGNGVFDPTDVPGVDEDLIELLSNPEALLALDWSRYLNFGTLQGVFDSLGQAVDTIAFLGTALVHLFVMLALAFYLLRDGGRLGRYVVRYADSDGVLEAYGRAVDRDYNSIFFGNILNAIITGTIGVIVYSLLNVFAPEGGAIPAAALVGLLAGVASLIPIVGMKLVYVPVALYMAGRAVAFDETGALAFVLAFALVSFVVVDTIPDLVLRPYVSGRSLHVGTVMLAYTLGPLLFGWYGIFLMPMLLVFVVHFVRIVLPELVAGTEIKPYAVDPSYLTVGGPFVYGDVESDEE; translated from the coding sequence ATGTCCCTCTCGGAGGTCGACCGCGGCCGCGCGGCCTGGTGGGCGGTCGGCGCGGCTCTCGGGGCGGCCGTCCTCTACGTCGTCTACTCGTTCGTCGGGACGATCGTCTTCGGCGTCTTCATCTACTACGCCACGCGGCCGGTGTACCAGCGCCTCCGGCGTCGGATCCCCCAGCCGAGCGTCGCCGCGGGGGTCGCCATCTTCGCGCTCGCGCTCCCGGCGCTGCTCCTGATGACCTACGCGCTGCTCATCGTCGCCTCGGAGGTCTCGGCGCTCGTCGGGAACGGCGTGTTCGACCCGACCGACGTCCCCGGGGTCGACGAGGACCTGATCGAACTCCTGTCGAACCCCGAGGCGCTGCTCGCGCTCGACTGGAGCCGGTATCTCAACTTCGGGACGCTCCAGGGCGTGTTCGACTCCCTCGGGCAGGCGGTGGACACGATCGCGTTCCTCGGGACCGCGCTGGTCCACCTCTTCGTGATGCTCGCGCTCGCGTTCTACCTCCTGCGGGACGGCGGCCGCCTCGGCCGGTACGTCGTGCGGTACGCCGACTCGGACGGCGTCCTCGAGGCGTACGGCCGGGCGGTCGACCGCGACTACAACAGCATCTTCTTCGGCAACATCCTGAACGCGATCATCACGGGAACCATCGGCGTCATCGTCTACTCGCTGCTCAACGTCTTCGCGCCCGAGGGCGGAGCGATCCCCGCGGCCGCGCTCGTCGGCCTGCTCGCGGGCGTCGCGAGCCTCATCCCCATCGTCGGCATGAAACTCGTCTACGTTCCGGTGGCGCTGTACATGGCCGGGCGGGCGGTCGCGTTCGACGAGACGGGGGCGCTCGCGTTCGTGCTCGCGTTCGCGCTCGTCTCGTTCGTGGTCGTCGACACCATCCCGGACCTGGTGCTCCGGCCGTACGTCTCCGGACGTTCGCTCCACGTGGGGACGGTGATGCTGGCGTACACGCTCGGCCCGCTGCTGTTCGGCTGGTACGGCATCTTCCTGATGCCGATGCTTTTGGTGTTCGTCGTTCACTTCGTCAGGATCGTGCTGCCGGAGCTGGTCGCGGGCACCGAGATAAAGCCGTACGCGGTCGATCCCTCCTATCTCACCGTGGGAGGACCGTTCGTGTACGGCGACGTCGAGTCGGACGAGGAGTGA
- the sucC gene encoding ADP-forming succinate--CoA ligase subunit beta has product MKLHEYQAKEVFADAGIPVPDSRLASTVGEVVDAVGEIGYPAAIKAQVHVGGRGKAGGIEIVTDEEEAREAAESILGMDLKGYTVERVLVEAGVDFENELYVGITMDRGEGEPVAMVSTEGGVDIEEVAAETPEAIAREHIDPAFGLHPYQARKVVYEAGIERDVAGDVASIVSTLYDLYEAKDASDIEINPVMITADREVVAADAVMNIDEDALFRQPELAEMEDEAAEDDLEAKANDYGFDYVRLSGNVGIIGNGAGLVMTTLDLVDHYGGSPANFLDIGGGAKAERVANALDMVFSDENVDAVVFNIFGGITRGDEVAKGINGALERFDEIPKKVVVRLAGTNAEEGMEILNTDLVQVESTLEDAVQRAVANAKEVNQ; this is encoded by the coding sequence ATGAAACTTCACGAGTATCAGGCGAAGGAGGTCTTCGCCGACGCCGGGATCCCGGTGCCGGACTCGCGGCTCGCGTCCACCGTCGGGGAGGTCGTGGACGCGGTCGGCGAGATCGGCTACCCGGCGGCCATCAAGGCGCAGGTACACGTCGGCGGGCGTGGGAAGGCCGGTGGGATCGAGATCGTGACGGACGAGGAGGAGGCCCGCGAGGCCGCCGAGTCCATCCTCGGGATGGACCTGAAGGGGTACACCGTCGAGAGGGTGCTCGTCGAGGCCGGCGTCGACTTCGAGAACGAACTGTACGTCGGCATCACGATGGACCGCGGCGAGGGCGAACCCGTCGCGATGGTCTCGACCGAGGGCGGCGTCGACATTGAGGAGGTGGCCGCGGAGACGCCGGAGGCCATCGCCCGGGAACACATCGACCCCGCGTTCGGCCTCCACCCGTACCAGGCCCGCAAGGTCGTCTACGAGGCGGGCATCGAGCGCGACGTCGCCGGCGACGTGGCCTCGATCGTCTCGACGCTGTACGACCTCTACGAGGCGAAGGACGCCTCGGACATCGAGATCAACCCCGTGATGATCACGGCCGACCGCGAGGTCGTCGCGGCCGACGCCGTGATGAACATCGACGAGGACGCCCTCTTCCGACAGCCCGAACTCGCCGAGATGGAGGACGAGGCGGCCGAGGACGACCTCGAGGCGAAGGCGAACGACTACGGCTTCGACTACGTCCGCCTCTCGGGCAACGTCGGCATCATCGGCAACGGCGCGGGCCTGGTGATGACGACGCTCGACCTCGTGGACCACTACGGCGGGTCGCCCGCCAACTTCCTCGACATCGGCGGCGGCGCCAAGGCCGAGCGCGTGGCGAACGCGCTCGACATGGTGTTCTCCGACGAGAACGTCGACGCGGTCGTGTTCAACATCTTCGGCGGCATCACCCGCGGCGACGAGGTCGCGAAGGGTATCAACGGGGCGCTCGAGCGGTTCGACGAGATCCCCAAGAAGGTCGTCGTCCGCCTCGCGGGCACGAACGCCGAGGAGGGGATGGAGATCCTGAACACCGACCTGGTGCAGGTCGAATCGACGCTGGAGGACGCCGTCCAGCGTGCGGTCGCGAACGCGAAGGAGGTCAACCAATGA
- a CDS encoding zinc-binding dehydrogenase — MRAVRFHEHGGPDVLRVDEIDGRDPGPDEVLLAVAAAGVNPVDTYFREGSYTPYDLPAVTGVDAAGEVVAVGDAVEGVAEGDLAYATGLGNTMPGSYAEYVAVPTDRLAVLPDDADLRAAGAAGVAAVTAWRALVDHGGLRPAETALVHGGSGGVGHAAVQVAAAAGARVVTTASPEYHDRLRELGADVALDYAREDLADAVTDAAGGEGVDVTLDHRLDDYLQFDADVAAHGGRVVGIGENDPATGFERSSAVRSKDLRFTFMSMFNTPRLADPLADLATLWGEGDLTIEVARSYDLEEAGEAQRAVMEDSFLGKLVIEP; from the coding sequence ATGCGCGCGGTTCGATTCCACGAACACGGCGGACCCGACGTCCTGCGGGTGGACGAGATCGACGGGCGGGATCCCGGTCCCGACGAGGTGCTCCTCGCGGTCGCGGCGGCGGGTGTGAACCCCGTCGACACGTACTTCCGCGAGGGGTCGTACACGCCCTACGACCTCCCGGCCGTCACTGGCGTCGACGCGGCGGGGGAGGTGGTCGCCGTCGGGGACGCCGTCGAGGGCGTCGCCGAGGGCGACCTCGCGTACGCGACGGGGCTGGGTAACACGATGCCGGGAAGCTACGCCGAGTACGTCGCCGTCCCGACGGACCGCCTCGCCGTCCTCCCCGACGACGCGGACCTCCGAGCAGCGGGGGCCGCCGGCGTCGCCGCGGTCACCGCCTGGCGCGCGCTGGTCGACCACGGCGGCCTCCGGCCGGCCGAGACCGCGCTCGTCCACGGCGGGTCGGGCGGCGTCGGCCACGCCGCCGTCCAGGTCGCCGCCGCCGCCGGCGCGCGGGTCGTCACGACCGCCTCGCCGGAGTACCACGACCGACTCCGGGAACTCGGCGCGGACGTGGCGCTGGACTACGCGCGCGAGGACCTCGCCGACGCGGTGACGGACGCGGCCGGCGGCGAGGGCGTCGACGTGACGCTCGACCACCGGCTCGACGACTACCTCCAGTTCGACGCGGACGTCGCGGCCCACGGCGGCCGCGTGGTCGGCATCGGCGAGAACGACCCGGCGACCGGCTTCGAGCGGTCGTCGGCCGTCCGCTCGAAGGACCTCCGGTTCACGTTCATGTCGATGTTCAACACGCCGCGGCTCGCCGACCCGCTCGCCGACCTCGCGACGCTGTGGGGCGAGGGCGATCTGACGATCGAGGTCGCGCGGAGCTACGACCTCGAGGAGGCCGGCGAGGCCCAGCGCGCGGTGATGGAGGACAGCTTCCTCGGGAAGCTGGTGATCGAGCCGTAA
- a CDS encoding HhH-GPD family protein, with product MTDRLPELPADADPDAVRRALVSWYEADHREFPWRRTEDPYRILVSEVMSQQTQLSRVEGAYADFLDRWPDVDALAAADRGDVVAFWSDHSLGYNNRAKYLHEAAGQVVEEYDGTFPESPGELQELMGVGPYTANAVASFAFNDGDAVVDTNVKRVLHRAFGVPDDDAAFEGAAAFLMPEGDSRVWNNAVMELGGVACGGTPRCDESGCPWRRWCHAYETGDFTAPDVPEQPSFEGSRRQFRGRVVRTLGEFDELTLDELGPRVRVDYGGDAGEEWLRGLVEDLADDGLVEPTERDGDVFVRLRR from the coding sequence ATGACCGACCGGCTCCCGGAACTGCCCGCCGACGCCGACCCCGATGCGGTCCGGCGGGCGCTGGTGTCGTGGTACGAGGCCGACCATCGCGAGTTCCCGTGGCGCCGCACCGAGGACCCCTACCGCATCCTCGTCTCGGAGGTGATGAGCCAGCAGACGCAGCTCTCGCGGGTCGAGGGGGCGTACGCCGACTTCCTCGACAGGTGGCCCGACGTGGACGCCCTCGCGGCGGCCGACCGCGGCGACGTCGTCGCGTTCTGGTCGGACCACTCGCTCGGCTACAACAACCGCGCGAAGTACCTCCACGAGGCGGCCGGCCAGGTCGTGGAGGAGTACGACGGGACGTTCCCCGAGTCGCCGGGGGAACTGCAGGAACTGATGGGCGTCGGCCCGTACACGGCGAACGCGGTGGCGTCGTTCGCGTTCAACGACGGCGACGCCGTGGTGGACACGAACGTCAAGCGCGTGCTGCACCGCGCGTTCGGGGTCCCCGACGACGACGCGGCGTTCGAAGGGGCCGCCGCGTTTCTCATGCCGGAGGGCGACTCGCGCGTCTGGAACAACGCCGTCATGGAACTGGGCGGGGTCGCCTGCGGAGGGACTCCCCGCTGTGACGAGTCCGGCTGTCCCTGGCGCCGGTGGTGTCACGCGTACGAGACGGGCGACTTCACCGCCCCCGACGTCCCCGAACAGCCGAGTTTCGAGGGCTCCAGGCGCCAGTTCCGCGGGCGCGTCGTCCGCACCCTGGGGGAGTTCGACGAACTGACGCTGGACGAACTCGGCCCCCGGGTCAGGGTCGACTACGGCGGGGACGCCGGCGAGGAGTGGCTCCGGGGGCTGGTCGAGGACCTGGCCGACGACGGCCTCGTCGAACCCACCGAGCGCGACGGGGACGTGTTCGTCCGCCTCCGCCGGTAG
- a CDS encoding DUF7563 family protein: MPTCQNCESFVTERYVKVFEPEGITSPRACPHCEDLVRRGKTVRPKKN, from the coding sequence ATGCCTACCTGCCAGAACTGTGAGTCGTTCGTCACGGAACGCTACGTGAAGGTGTTCGAACCGGAGGGCATCACCAGTCCGCGGGCGTGTCCCCACTGCGAGGACCTCGTACGACGGGGCAAGACGGTCCGTCCGAAGAAGAACTGA
- a CDS encoding PadR family transcriptional regulator: MYDLTGFQRDLLYTIAGQDEPHGLAIKDELEDYYEKEIHHGRLYPNLDTLVDKGLVEKGERDRRTNFYTLTRRGRREIEARREWEAQYVDLDGE; the protein is encoded by the coding sequence ATGTACGACCTGACTGGGTTTCAGCGCGACCTGCTGTACACGATCGCCGGACAGGACGAGCCGCACGGGCTGGCCATCAAGGACGAACTGGAGGACTACTACGAGAAGGAGATCCACCACGGGCGGCTCTACCCCAACCTCGACACCCTCGTGGACAAGGGGCTCGTGGAGAAGGGCGAGCGCGACCGGCGGACGAACTTCTACACGCTCACCCGCCGCGGCCGCCGGGAGATCGAGGCGCGCCGGGAGTGGGAGGCCCAGTACGTCGACCTCGACGGGGAGTAG
- a CDS encoding MgtC/SapB family protein has protein sequence MVPLQSDALAGSLAQPVARLVLAAALGLFLGLEREWSQKTAGIRTFSLTSLVAAVFTLLAMRVDVGEALLAVGGVLVIVQGVLLAVRGLRSDSGTESLSLTTSVSLMVAYGVGALVAAGYVLEGVTVAFVSSALLVLKRELHSFAGDLSKEELRSMIEFAILAFVVYPVLPAGQQTVYGIGFEPRVAWLMVVTVAGIGMANYVLVRTYGGRGIAVTGFLGGLASSTAVVGTMLDYVKGREEDGVSYAVAAVLLANAAMAVRNLAIAVAFTVGHDGPVLTGVFVPLGVLVLGSFIVAGVTADWNQHVDVDIESPFSLRNALAFGVVFLLILAASSVAQTEFGTAGLYVTALVSGLVSSAGATTSAVLLYRAGTIGENTAVVAVLLATAASIVVKAGLAAAGPRGFTRRVAGWSAALLVVAAGATVLMAVA, from the coding sequence GTGGTACCCCTGCAGTCGGACGCGCTCGCCGGCTCGCTCGCACAGCCGGTCGCCCGGCTCGTCCTCGCGGCCGCCCTCGGGCTGTTCCTGGGGCTCGAACGCGAGTGGTCGCAGAAGACCGCCGGCATCCGGACGTTCTCGCTGACGAGCCTCGTCGCCGCGGTGTTCACCCTGCTCGCCATGCGGGTCGACGTCGGCGAGGCGCTGCTGGCCGTCGGCGGCGTGCTCGTCATCGTGCAGGGGGTGTTGCTCGCGGTCCGGGGGCTCCGGAGCGACTCCGGGACCGAGTCGCTCTCGCTCACGACCTCCGTGTCGCTCATGGTCGCGTACGGCGTGGGTGCGCTCGTCGCCGCGGGCTACGTCCTCGAGGGGGTCACCGTGGCGTTCGTCTCCTCGGCGCTGCTGGTGTTGAAGCGGGAGCTCCACTCGTTCGCGGGCGACCTCTCGAAGGAGGAACTTCGCTCGATGATCGAGTTCGCCATCCTCGCGTTCGTCGTCTACCCGGTGCTCCCGGCGGGCCAGCAGACCGTCTACGGCATCGGGTTCGAGCCGCGCGTGGCGTGGCTGATGGTCGTGACCGTCGCCGGCATCGGCATGGCGAACTACGTGCTCGTCCGGACGTACGGCGGGCGGGGAATCGCAGTCACCGGATTCCTCGGCGGACTGGCGTCCTCGACGGCCGTCGTCGGCACGATGCTGGACTACGTGAAGGGCCGCGAGGAGGACGGCGTCTCCTACGCGGTAGCGGCCGTGCTCCTCGCCAACGCGGCCATGGCGGTGCGGAACCTCGCCATCGCCGTCGCGTTCACGGTGGGCCACGACGGGCCGGTGCTGACCGGCGTGTTCGTCCCGCTCGGGGTCCTCGTGCTGGGGAGCTTCATCGTCGCGGGCGTGACCGCCGACTGGAACCAGCACGTCGACGTCGACATCGAGTCGCCGTTCTCGCTGCGGAACGCGCTCGCGTTCGGCGTCGTCTTCCTGCTCATCCTCGCGGCGAGTTCGGTCGCCCAGACCGAGTTCGGAACGGCGGGGCTGTACGTCACCGCGCTCGTCTCCGGGCTGGTCTCCTCGGCGGGCGCGACGACCTCCGCGGTCCTGCTCTACCGCGCCGGCACCATCGGCGAGAACACCGCGGTCGTCGCGGTGCTGCTCGCGACCGCCGCCAGCATCGTCGTCAAGGCGGGGCTCGCCGCTGCCGGCCCGCGGGGGTTCACCCGGCGAGTCGCCGGGTGGAGCGCCGCGCTCCTCGTGGTCGCCGCCGGCGCGACGGTCCTGATGGCCGTGGCGTGA